The DNA region GCTGGTCGTCGTGGACTACCTGCAGCTCATGCGAAGCCCGGAGCGGGCGGAGAACCGGGTGCAGGAGATCTCCGACATCTCCCGCTCGCTCAAGGCGCTGGCCCGGGAGCTGGAGATTCCGGTCATCGCGCTCTCCCAGCTCTCCCGCGCGTCGGAGCAGCGGGGCGGCGAGCGCAAGCCGATCCTCTCCGACCTACGCGACTCCGGCGCTATCGAGCAGGACGCCGACCTGGTCCTCTTCATCCACCGGCCCGAGTACTACGATCGGGAGGACGAATCCAAGAAGGGCGTGGCGGAAGTGATGCTGGCCAAGAACCGCAACGGCCCCACGGGAGACGTGCAGCTCCGGTTCGTGCGGGAGTACACCCGGTTCGACAATCTGTCGACGCGGGAGGAGCCGGACGGGTGAGGGTCCGCGGGCGGACAAGGTCCCTCGCTTCGCTCAGCGTGACATCTCTAATCCATACGGCCACCGATGCCCAAACCCACATCCGTCTATCGCTGCACTGAATGCGGCCACGAGCACCCCAAATGGGTTGGCCGCTGCGAGTCGTGCGCCGCGTGGAACTCGGTGGCCGAGGAGCCGGTGCTGGTGCGCACGTCGCTTCGGTCGGGGCTCAAGCGCGCCGGGAGGGCGCAGCGCCTGGTGGCGCCGCCTGCCCGGCTCCGCGAGGTGGCCACCAGCCCGCTGGAGCGCTGGCGCACCGGGCTCCCCGAGTTCGATTTCGTGCTGGGCGGCGGGATCGTGCCCGGCTCCATGATTCTCATCGGTGGCGAGCCCGGGATCGGCAAGTCGACCCTGCTGCTGCAGGCCGCCGCCCGGCTGGAGACCGCGGGTCGCACCGTGCTCTACGCCAGCGGTGAGGAGTCGCCCGACCAGCTCAGGTTGCGATCCGATCGCCTGCACGAAGATGCCGGTGCGGTGCACGTGCTGGGCGAGACCCGATTGGAGGCGATCATCGGCGCCGCCACGGCCGTAGCGGCGGACGTCGTGGTCATCGACTCCATCCAGACGGTCTACACCGAGACCCTGGAGAGCGCGCCCGGCAATGTCGGCCAGGTGCGGGAGTGCTCGGGCCAGCTCATGCGGTTCGCCAAGGAGAGCGGCACTGCGGTCGTGGTGGTGGGCCACGTGACGAAGGGCGGCGGCATCGCCGGCCCCAAGACGCTGGAGCACATCGTGGACACGGTGCTCTACTTCGAGGGGGAGGTCACGCTCGACTACCGGCTGCTCCGAACCACCAAGAATCGCTTCGGCTCGGTCGACGAGCTGGGCGTCTTCACCATGACCGAGCGCGGGCTGGTGGCCGTGCCCAACCCATCCGCCGTGTTCCTCGCCGCCCGCGCCGACGGGATCAGCGGCAGCGCGGTCACCGCGCTCATGGAAGGCACGCGCCCGGTGCTGGTCGAGGTCCAGGCGCTGGCCGCCAAGTCCGGGTACGGCACGCCCCAGCGTGTCGCCACCGGCATCGATCCCAAGCGTCTGGCCGTCCTGCTCGCCGTACTGGAGCGGCGGGCAGAGACCTCTTTTGCCGACCTCGATGTATTCGTGCAGGTCACGGCCGGGGTGCGGCTCAACGAGCCCGGGGCCGACCTGGCGGTCGCGGCCGCCCTGGTCTCCAGTCTGTACAATCGTCCCGCTCCTGCCGACGTCATCTTCCTCGGCGAGGTCGGGCTCGGCGGCGAGATCCGGCCCAGCGGCGCCATCGAGCGGCGCATCGCCGAGGCCGCGCGGCTCGGCTTCCGTCGGGTGTTCGGCAGCTCCCGCAGCGTGGTACAGCTTCCCGGTGTCTCGATGGTTGCGCTGGACCACGTCGAGCAACTGGTGCGGGCGCTTGCCGCGTGATGTCGGGGTCATCGTGGTCGCGGCCGGACGGGGGAGCCGGATCGGGGGCGAGCGGCCCAAGCAGTATCAGCCGATCGCCGGCGTACCGATGGTGCTCCGCGCCGTGCGCCCATTCACCGCGCACCCCGACGTGGCCCAGGTGGCACTGGTGATCCCTGCGGAGGATGCCCGGCAGCCGCCCGAGTTTCTCGCCCACCTGTCGGGCTCCGCCTTGACGCTCGTTGCCGGTGGCGCCGAGCGGCGCGATTCCGTGGCCGCGGGACTGGCCGCGCTCCGGGCCGAGTGCACCGTGGTGCTGGTGCACGATGGGGCCCGGCCGTTCGTGGCACCCGGCGTCATCGATGCCGTCATTGCGCACGCCCGGCGGGGCGACGGCGCCATCGCCGCCGTGCCGCTCACCGACACCGTGAAGCAGGCCGCCGCCGCCGCGCCGGATCGGATCGAGCGGACCATTCCCCGCGAGCGGCTCTGGCGCGCGCAAACACCGCAGGGATTCCCCCGCGCCGTGCTCGCGCAGGCCCACGCCGCCGCGGCTCCGGACGGCTCCTCCGCTACCGACGACGCCGCACTGGTCGAGGCGTTGGGTGTGCCGGTGCACCTGGTGCCCGACTCTCCACGTAATCTCAAGGTCACCACACCGGACGACCTCGCGCTCGCCGAGCTGCTCGCGCGGGGGCAGGCGTGATCCTTCCGTTCAACACCGAGGAGGAGATCACGGCGGCCATTCCGCCGGTGATCGCCCACCTGGCCGCTGGTGACCTGCTGGCGTACCCCACGGAAACGGTGTACGGCCTGGGCTCCGACCCCAGCGTCGCCGCGCTCGAGAAGCTGGCCAGACTCAAAGGGAGACAGCCCGGCAAGCCGTTCCTGCTGCTGGTGGCGAGCCGTCTGATGGCGGAGGAGTGGGGGCTGGTCTTCACGCCCTCGGCCCGCGCGCTCTCGGACGCCTTCTGGCCCGGGCCGCTGACCTTGGTGCTGCCGGGGGGCGAGGGCCGGCTGCCGGAGGAGCTCCGAGGCAGGGAGGGTGGCATCGCGGTCCGCCACACGTCGCATCGGGGCATCGCGCGCCTGGTCGCGACCAGCGGTCGGCCGCTCACCTCCACCTCCGCCAACCGGCCCGGCGGTCCACCGGCCCCGGGTCCCGACCGCCTGGTCGAGCTGTTCCGCGACGAGGTGACGCGAGGCCTGGTGCTGGTGCTCGACGGCGGCGTGCTGGGCAACGTGCCTCCCTCGACGCTGGTCGATTGTACCGATGTGGTACCGCGTCTGGTGCGGGACGGTGCCATCCCGCGTCCCGAGCTGCGCCGCGCCGCCGGCCGGCTGGCGCCCTGAGTATGTTTCCGCCATGAGCACCCACGTCCTCTTCGTCTGTACCGGCAACACCTGCCGCAGCCCGATGGCCGAAGCGTTGATGCGCGAAGCCCTCGCCGCGCGCGGCCTGGACCAGGTCACCGTCGCTTCCGCAGGCACCGGCGCGTGGGATGGCGCACCGGCTTCGGAGGGCGCCTACCTGGTCGGTCTGGAGCATGGCCTCGACTTGAGCGAGCATCGGGCGCGACTGCTGACCCGGGAGCTGGCGCGGAGCGCGGATCTCATCCTGGTGATGTCGGGTCAGCACCTCGCCCGGGTCGCCGAGCTCGGCTGCGAGGAGAAGGCCCACCTGCTCGGGGTGTTCGCCGGCCGGGACGAGGGGCGGGGTGAGGTGAGCGATCCCTACGGAGCCGATCTCGCCAGCTACCGGAGCACCTTCACCGAGCTGCAGGAGCTGATTGGCGGAGTGGTGAACCGGGTCGCCGGCACCGTGCGGTGATCGGGGGCGCGACGCGCGTGTTCGCCATTCTGGGCGATCCAGTCGCGCACTCCCTCTCTCCCGTCATGCAGAACGCGGCCTTCCTCGCGCTGGGGCTGCCCGCGGTCTACGTCCCTCTCCGCTGCGCCGCCGCCGACCTCCCTCCGCTGCTGGGCGCGCTGGCCCGCGCCTCCGGGGGCGGGAACGTCACCGTCCCACACAAAGAGCTGGCCGCGAGGTCGGTGGACCGCTGCCTGGAGCAGGCCGCCCTGCTCGGCGCCTGCAACACCTTCTGGGGCGAAGCGGGCACATCGGTGGGCGACAACAGCGACGTCGCCGGCGTGTGTCAGGCACTCGACCGGCTGGAGCCGCCGGACGGGGCGTGGCTGATTCTCGGCACCGGCGGCGGCGCGCGGGCTGCGGTCGGCGCGGCGCGGCTCCGGGGAGCCAAGGTCGCCGTGGTCTCTCGCACCCCCGACCGGCAGCAAGCGTTCGGCCACTGGGCCGCGTCGCTCGGCGTGGACGTCGTCCCGGCCGAGGAGTGCCGGGTTCTCATCAACGCGACGCCGGCCGGGCTGCACGACGGCGATGGGGCGGCGGCCGTACCGTCCGTCGCGCCCCGGGCCGAGGTCGCGCTCGACATGGTGTACACCCAGGGCGAGACTCGCTGGGTGCGCGCCATGCGGGCCGCGGGGCTGCGGGCGTCGGACGGCCGTGCCATGCTGGTGGCCCAGGGCGCGGCTGCATTCGAGCGCTGGTTCCCCGATGAGCGGGCTCCGACGGAGGTCATGCGGGCGGCGGTCGATGCCGCGCTTCGCTAAGGCCGCCGCCGCGCTGGAGGAGGTGGAGCGGTGGCTCTTGCCGCCCGCATGCCTCCTCTGCGAACAGCCGGTGCCGGTCCGGGAAGACGACGCCCTCATCTGCGGCCTGTGCCGGTCTCGCTGGCGGCCGGTCGCGGGGCCCTGGTGCGAGCGCTGTGGCCAGCCGACGCTGGGAGACCTGGCCTGCCGGCTCTGCGCGGCCTGGCCGCCGGGCCTCGGCCGCGTGCGCAGTGCGGTCTGGCTGGAGGGCACGGCGCGTGACGCGGTCCACCGGCTCAAGTACGAGGGCTGGTGGCGCATCGGCCAGACGCTGGCGGATGCGATGCGCACGCTGGAGCCATTGACGGGGCAGGTATGCTTGATACCGGTGCCGCTGGGTACGCGGCGGCTCCGGGAACGCGGCTACAATCAGAGCGAGCAAATTGCGAGCGCACTCGGTGCGAAGCTGGGGCTGCCGGTGCGTACCGACTGGCTGGTTCGCGTCACCGAGACGCGCACCCAGACGGCCCTCACGCCGGAGGCGCGGCAGGCCAACGTGGCGGGTGCGTTCGAAACCCGCGGGCTGGCCGGAGCAGAGTGCGTCCCGGCAGAGCCCGCCGTGCCGGCATGCGTCCTGGTGGACGACGTGTTCACCACGGGAGCCACGCTCGCCGAGGCGGGGGCGGCGCTCGTGGCCGGCGGGGCGCCGCGGGTCGAGGCGGTGACGTTCGCGCGGGCCCGGCTCCCGGTGCAGCTGTAACTGCCCAGTCGCGCACCGGAGCCTCATTCTAAGACGGAGAGATCATGGCAATTCGAGTCGGCATCAACGGCTTCGGCCGGATCGGCCGCAACGTGGTCCGCGCCGCCAAGGCAATGGGCGCGGGCGATCTCGATTTCGTCGCGGTCAACGACATCACCGACACCAGGACGCTGGCCCACCTGCTCAAGTACGACTCGGTGCACGGCCGCTTCCCCGGGGACGTCGTGCCGGAAGCGGATGCCCTCACCGTGGGTGGCGACTCGATCCGGGTGCTGGCCGAGAAGGATCCCGCCAAGCTCCCGTGGAAGGACCTCGGCGTGGACGTGGTGTTGGAATCGACCGGCCGATTCACCGATCGCGACCAGGCCGCCCTCCACATCAACGGTGGCGCCAAGAAGGTCATCATCTCCGCCCCGGCCAAGAAGGAAGACATCACCATCGTGTACGGGGTGAACCACACCGCGTACGACACCGCCAAG from Gemmatimonadales bacterium includes:
- the radA gene encoding DNA repair protein RadA: MPKPTSVYRCTECGHEHPKWVGRCESCAAWNSVAEEPVLVRTSLRSGLKRAGRAQRLVAPPARLREVATSPLERWRTGLPEFDFVLGGGIVPGSMILIGGEPGIGKSTLLLQAAARLETAGRTVLYASGEESPDQLRLRSDRLHEDAGAVHVLGETRLEAIIGAATAVAADVVVIDSIQTVYTETLESAPGNVGQVRECSGQLMRFAKESGTAVVVVGHVTKGGGIAGPKTLEHIVDTVLYFEGEVTLDYRLLRTTKNRFGSVDELGVFTMTERGLVAVPNPSAVFLAARADGISGSAVTALMEGTRPVLVEVQALAAKSGYGTPQRVATGIDPKRLAVLLAVLERRAETSFADLDVFVQVTAGVRLNEPGADLAVAAALVSSLYNRPAPADVIFLGEVGLGGEIRPSGAIERRIAEAARLGFRRVFGSSRSVVQLPGVSMVALDHVEQLVRALAA
- the ispD gene encoding 2-C-methyl-D-erythritol 4-phosphate cytidylyltransferase; amino-acid sequence: MPRDVGVIVVAAGRGSRIGGERPKQYQPIAGVPMVLRAVRPFTAHPDVAQVALVIPAEDARQPPEFLAHLSGSALTLVAGGAERRDSVAAGLAALRAECTVVLVHDGARPFVAPGVIDAVIAHARRGDGAIAAVPLTDTVKQAAAAAPDRIERTIPRERLWRAQTPQGFPRAVLAQAHAAAAPDGSSATDDAALVEALGVPVHLVPDSPRNLKVTTPDDLALAELLARGQA
- a CDS encoding L-threonylcarbamoyladenylate synthase encodes the protein MILPFNTEEEITAAIPPVIAHLAAGDLLAYPTETVYGLGSDPSVAALEKLARLKGRQPGKPFLLLVASRLMAEEWGLVFTPSARALSDAFWPGPLTLVLPGGEGRLPEELRGREGGIAVRHTSHRGIARLVATSGRPLTSTSANRPGGPPAPGPDRLVELFRDEVTRGLVLVLDGGVLGNVPPSTLVDCTDVVPRLVRDGAIPRPELRRAAGRLAP
- a CDS encoding low molecular weight protein arginine phosphatase — translated: MSTHVLFVCTGNTCRSPMAEALMREALAARGLDQVTVASAGTGAWDGAPASEGAYLVGLEHGLDLSEHRARLLTRELARSADLILVMSGQHLARVAELGCEEKAHLLGVFAGRDEGRGEVSDPYGADLASYRSTFTELQELIGGVVNRVAGTVR
- a CDS encoding ComF family protein — its product is MPRFAKAAAALEEVERWLLPPACLLCEQPVPVREDDALICGLCRSRWRPVAGPWCERCGQPTLGDLACRLCAAWPPGLGRVRSAVWLEGTARDAVHRLKYEGWWRIGQTLADAMRTLEPLTGQVCLIPVPLGTRRLRERGYNQSEQIASALGAKLGLPVRTDWLVRVTETRTQTALTPEARQANVAGAFETRGLAGAECVPAEPAVPACVLVDDVFTTGATLAEAGAALVAGGAPRVEAVTFARARLPVQL